One genomic region from Vannielia litorea encodes:
- a CDS encoding sensor histidine kinase: MAVCPLGGTRYVRHAVGSSARAFGWERLVKLRRLRRLRNAATLALVVLGPALAIGTYLTLGPFGQGANSPALRAILLADIVYVLIVAALVLWQVGKLVAARRRKSAGSRLHLRLTGVFALIAAVPTVLVAVFAGLTINLGLESWFSDRVREVVGASLEAAQAYKEEHRRDLEQDATVLAGYLNVARAARGAVSDGQIRQVLGQGQAQVQRGLREAFVIDSTGEIRARGERSYLFDFEKPTETEMQAAREGETVIIEDWANSEFRALLRLNAFPDRFLYVSREVDGQLLSLLDDTEETVTVYNQLEQERGRRLFEFGVIYLGFAVILILASVWLGLWFAERLSRPVGRLTGAAQRVGEGDLDVRVIEESGDDEIAMLGRIFNQMTRQLKGQRDRLLDNSARIEERRRLFEQVLSSVTAGVIGLDPAGQVEFMNRSALALLDLNDESDPHVAVGKAVPEFAGLLERLRTGEKEIAREEIRLNRKGKLETLLVRMARRRGEEGEIEGYVVAFDDVSELVTAQRMAAWGDVARRIAHEIKNPLTPIQLSAERIRRKFTPMAGDEAESLDQLTGVIVRQTGDLRRIVDEFSKFARMPEPDRKPVDLSAVLRDAVLLQRESQGEALKYEDETGGVVADLDETMVSQALINLIKNAGEAIESLQEKGAPEGHVPEVRVRLFTEGSEAVVEVADNGIGLPEDRGRLFEPYVTTREKGTGLGLPIVKKIIEEHGGSLDLTDAEPFTEGAHAGALAVVRLPRSVEISAAAE; encoded by the coding sequence ATGGCGGTATGTCCCCTCGGGGGCACAAGATATGTGAGGCACGCGGTGGGGTCCTCCGCACGAGCGTTTGGGTGGGAACGCCTTGTTAAACTGCGTAGATTGCGCCGTTTGCGCAACGCGGCGACGCTCGCGTTGGTGGTTCTTGGCCCTGCGCTGGCAATCGGAACATACCTGACACTCGGCCCCTTCGGGCAGGGTGCTAACTCGCCCGCGCTCCGGGCGATTCTTCTTGCTGACATCGTCTATGTGCTCATCGTCGCGGCGCTGGTGCTGTGGCAGGTGGGCAAGCTGGTGGCCGCCCGCCGCCGCAAGTCCGCCGGCTCCCGGCTGCACCTCCGCCTGACCGGCGTGTTCGCGCTGATCGCCGCCGTGCCCACGGTGCTTGTTGCCGTCTTCGCGGGCCTCACCATCAACCTCGGCCTCGAAAGCTGGTTCTCCGACCGAGTGCGCGAGGTGGTCGGGGCGTCGCTGGAGGCCGCACAGGCTTACAAGGAGGAGCACCGGCGGGATCTCGAGCAGGATGCCACCGTTCTCGCGGGCTACCTCAATGTCGCCCGCGCGGCCCGAGGCGCGGTGAGTGACGGCCAGATCCGGCAGGTGCTGGGGCAGGGGCAGGCGCAAGTGCAGCGCGGCCTCCGAGAGGCCTTCGTGATCGACAGCACCGGCGAGATCCGCGCGCGCGGCGAACGCAGCTATCTCTTCGATTTCGAGAAGCCCACAGAGACAGAGATGCAGGCCGCCCGCGAAGGCGAGACGGTGATCATCGAGGACTGGGCTAACAGTGAATTCCGCGCGCTTCTGCGGCTCAACGCCTTCCCCGACAGGTTCCTATACGTCTCCCGCGAGGTGGACGGCCAGCTGCTGAGCCTTCTCGATGACACTGAGGAGACGGTGACAGTTTACAACCAACTCGAGCAGGAGCGCGGGCGCAGGTTGTTTGAATTCGGCGTTATTTACCTGGGCTTTGCGGTGATCCTCATCCTCGCCTCGGTCTGGCTCGGCCTCTGGTTTGCCGAGCGCTTGAGCCGCCCTGTAGGCCGCCTCACCGGCGCCGCGCAACGGGTGGGTGAAGGCGACCTCGACGTGCGGGTAATTGAGGAATCCGGCGACGATGAAATCGCCATGCTGGGCCGGATCTTCAACCAGATGACCCGGCAGCTGAAAGGCCAGCGCGACCGGCTGCTCGACAACTCCGCCCGGATCGAAGAGCGCCGCCGCCTGTTTGAGCAGGTGCTCTCTTCCGTCACGGCTGGGGTGATCGGGCTGGATCCGGCAGGGCAGGTTGAGTTCATGAACCGCTCCGCGCTCGCGCTGCTCGACCTCAACGACGAGAGCGATCCGCATGTGGCGGTTGGCAAGGCCGTCCCCGAGTTTGCGGGGCTTCTCGAACGGCTGAGAACCGGCGAAAAAGAGATCGCCCGCGAAGAAATCCGGCTAAACCGCAAAGGTAAGTTGGAAACGCTGCTGGTCCGCATGGCCCGGCGGCGCGGGGAAGAAGGCGAGATCGAGGGCTACGTGGTTGCCTTCGATGACGTGTCTGAACTGGTGACGGCCCAGCGGATGGCAGCCTGGGGCGACGTGGCTCGCCGCATTGCCCATGAAATCAAGAACCCGCTGACCCCGATCCAGCTTTCCGCCGAACGCATCCGCCGCAAGTTTACGCCAATGGCGGGCGATGAGGCGGAAAGCCTCGATCAGCTCACTGGTGTGATCGTTCGCCAGACCGGTGACCTGCGTCGCATCGTCGACGAGTTCTCCAAGTTCGCCCGTATGCCCGAACCTGACCGCAAGCCGGTAGATCTTTCTGCCGTACTTCGCGATGCCGTGCTGCTCCAACGCGAGAGCCAGGGCGAGGCGCTGAAATATGAGGATGAAACCGGCGGTGTGGTGGCTGATCTCGATGAGACCATGGTCAGCCAGGCGCTGATCAACCTGATCAAGAACGCGGGCGAAGCCATTGAGAGCCTTCAGGAAAAAGGCGCGCCCGAGGGCCACGTGCCGGAAGTGCGCGTTCGGCTCTTTACCGAAGGTTCCGAAGCCGTGGTGGAAGTGGCCGACAATGGCATCGGCCTGCCAGAAGACCGGGGCCGCCTGTTCGAGCCCTATGTGACGACCCGAGAAAAGGGCACCGGCCTCGGCCTGCCCATCGTGAAGAAAATCATCGAAGAACATGGCGGCAGCCTTGATCTCACCGATGCCGAGCCGTTCACGGAGGGCGCCCATGCCGGGGCGCTCGCCGTGGTTCGACTTCCGCGCAGCGTCGAGATCAGTGCGGCCGCCGAATGA
- a CDS encoding response regulator, which produces MDGTVLVADDDRTIRTVLTQALTRAGCRVHATSSLVTLMRWVEEGKGDLVISDVVMPDGNGLETLPKISAERPGLPVIVISAQNTIMTAIQAAEAEAYDYLPKPFDLPDLMKRAARALESKRRLASQKADTTEAPQSDSDLPLVGRTPQMQGLYRLVAKVMNTDLPVLITGESGTGKSLIARAIHDFSDRRTLPFVVVSPSDLQGADGPAQVVARARGGSILFDEIADLDDEAQGRIVRMLDAFGDSAPRVMSTSQGNLMERMEGGGFRQDLFYRLGGVTINVPALRERVDDIPLLAEHFLARSEQGSAPRRIAGPAMDLIRAYSWPGNVRQLENTVRRLVVTATEEQIGLADVEAVLSSQPEIEPLVGGGDGEKLSASVAKHLRRYFDLHGGALPPPGLYTRILKEVELPLIEIALDATGGNQAKCADLLGINRNTLRKKINDLDIQVTRRRKLM; this is translated from the coding sequence ATGGACGGAACGGTACTGGTCGCAGATGACGATCGCACGATACGCACGGTGCTCACCCAGGCGCTGACCCGCGCCGGTTGCCGCGTTCACGCCACCTCGTCGCTGGTCACGCTCATGCGCTGGGTCGAGGAGGGCAAGGGCGACCTGGTGATCTCCGACGTGGTCATGCCGGATGGCAACGGTCTGGAAACGCTGCCAAAAATCTCCGCCGAGCGGCCCGGTCTGCCGGTGATCGTGATCTCGGCGCAGAACACGATCATGACTGCCATTCAGGCCGCCGAGGCCGAGGCCTATGACTATCTGCCCAAGCCTTTTGACCTGCCTGACCTGATGAAGCGCGCCGCCCGCGCGCTGGAGAGCAAGCGGCGGCTGGCCTCGCAGAAGGCCGACACCACGGAGGCGCCCCAGTCTGACAGCGATCTGCCTCTGGTGGGGCGCACGCCGCAGATGCAGGGGCTGTATCGGTTGGTTGCAAAGGTCATGAACACTGACCTTCCGGTGCTGATCACGGGTGAGAGCGGAACTGGCAAGTCCCTGATTGCACGTGCTATTCATGACTTTTCCGACCGGCGCACGCTGCCCTTCGTGGTGGTGTCTCCGAGTGACCTTCAGGGCGCTGATGGTCCGGCTCAAGTGGTTGCCCGGGCGCGAGGTGGCTCGATCCTTTTCGATGAAATCGCTGATCTCGACGATGAGGCGCAGGGCCGTATCGTGCGGATGCTCGATGCTTTCGGCGATTCCGCGCCACGCGTCATGAGCACCTCGCAGGGCAACCTGATGGAGCGGATGGAGGGCGGCGGCTTCCGACAGGATCTGTTCTACCGGCTCGGCGGCGTCACCATCAACGTGCCCGCCCTCCGCGAACGGGTCGATGACATCCCGCTGCTGGCCGAGCACTTTCTGGCCCGCTCCGAGCAGGGCAGCGCCCCGCGCCGTATCGCCGGGCCTGCGATGGACCTGATCCGCGCCTACAGCTGGCCGGGCAACGTGCGGCAGTTGGAAAACACCGTGCGCCGCCTCGTGGTGACCGCCACCGAAGAGCAGATCGGCCTCGCGGATGTGGAGGCGGTGCTTTCCTCCCAGCCCGAGATCGAGCCGCTGGTAGGCGGCGGCGATGGCGAGAAGCTCTCAGCCTCGGTCGCCAAGCACCTGCGCCGCTACTTCGACCTGCATGGCGGCGCACTCCCCCCGCCGGGCCTCTACACTCGCATTCTCAAGGAGGTTGAACTGCCTCTGATCGAGATCGCGCTCGATGCCACGGGCGGCAATCAGGCCAAATGCGCCGATTTGCTGGGCATCAACCGAAATACCCTCCGCAAGAAGATAAATGACCTCGATATTCAGGTGACACGCCGTCGCAAATTGATGTAA
- a CDS encoding two-component system sensor histidine kinase NtrB gives MMEDDLIWVSLPVPAILLDDKDQIADINPAAETFLNTSLRSLQGHHVWDKIMVAAPLEGGFERVRKNQAALFVNDVDLGTGERPPVHCNLQIAPLNDDSKRLIMLISPREIAGKLGRAHSVQATAKSAIGMAEMLAHEIKNPLAGITGAAQLISMNLPKSELELTDLIVAESRRIVKLLEQVEQFGNVRPPLMRPVNIHDILDRARKSAEVGFAASIKFSDDYDPSLPPTLGDADQLLQVFLNLLKNAAEASEKLGPEHEGTIKIRTFYDLSLRLRGKDGRGAAVPLQVEITDNGPGLPEEIADEIFEPFVSGRENGTGLGLALVSKIIGEHNGWIQVDSVPGKTVFRVSLQVAPDLSNSEYY, from the coding sequence ATGATGGAAGACGATCTCATCTGGGTGTCGCTGCCGGTTCCGGCGATCCTGCTCGACGACAAGGACCAGATCGCCGACATTAACCCGGCTGCCGAGACCTTTCTGAACACCTCCCTGCGCTCGCTCCAGGGCCACCATGTGTGGGACAAGATCATGGTCGCCGCGCCGCTCGAGGGCGGCTTCGAACGTGTCCGCAAGAACCAGGCCGCGCTCTTCGTGAACGATGTCGATCTCGGCACGGGCGAGCGCCCGCCGGTTCACTGCAACCTGCAAATCGCCCCGCTCAACGATGACAGCAAACGCCTCATCATGCTGATTTCGCCGCGCGAGATCGCAGGCAAGCTGGGCCGTGCGCATTCGGTTCAGGCCACGGCCAAGAGCGCCATCGGCATGGCCGAGATGCTGGCGCATGAAATCAAGAACCCGCTCGCGGGCATCACCGGGGCGGCGCAGCTCATCTCGATGAACCTGCCCAAATCCGAGCTGGAGCTGACCGATCTGATCGTGGCCGAGAGCCGCCGCATCGTGAAGCTCCTAGAGCAGGTCGAGCAGTTCGGCAATGTGCGCCCGCCGCTGATGCGTCCGGTAAACATTCACGATATCCTCGATCGCGCCCGCAAATCCGCCGAGGTGGGTTTTGCCGCCAGCATCAAGTTTAGTGATGATTATGACCCCTCGCTGCCGCCCACGCTGGGCGATGCCGACCAGTTGCTTCAGGTCTTCCTGAACCTTTTGAAGAACGCCGCCGAGGCGTCTGAGAAGCTGGGGCCGGAGCATGAGGGCACGATCAAGATCCGCACCTTCTACGACCTGTCCCTGCGCCTGCGCGGCAAGGACGGGCGCGGGGCGGCGGTGCCGCTACAGGTCGAGATCACCGACAACGGGCCGGGGCTGCCCGAGGAGATCGCCGACGAGATCTTCGAGCCCTTTGTCTCAGGCCGTGAAAACGGCACCGGCCTCGGTCTGGCGCTGGTGAGCAAGATCATCGGCGAGCACAACGGCTGGATTCAGGTGGATTCGGTGCCGGGCAAAACGGTTTTCAGGGTGTCGCTGCAGGTGGCGCCCGACTTGAGCAATAGTGAATACTACTAG
- the dusB gene encoding tRNA dihydrouridine synthase DusB, protein MSVSVANLTLDPPVLLAPLAGITDLPFRQLVARFGAGLVVSEMVASQEMVQAKPGVREKAELGYGEQATSIQLAGRDATWMARAAAMVEENGAQIIDINMGCPAKKVTGGLSGSALMKDLDHALTLIEAVVGAVSVPVTLKCRLGWDDGQINAPELAARAEQAGVQMVTVHGRTRCQFYKGRADWTAIRAVKEAVSIPVIANGDIVDADSARAALEASGADGVMVGRGAQGAPWRLAEIAHALGQGPAPSIPQGADLAAMILDHYDAMIAFYGEALGNRTARKHLGWYMDASGTPPGLRRMVLTEADPAKVRALIAEIPARQSEAA, encoded by the coding sequence TTGTCCGTTTCCGTGGCAAACCTGACACTTGACCCGCCGGTCCTGCTCGCCCCGCTCGCGGGCATCACCGACCTGCCGTTCCGGCAGTTGGTTGCGCGGTTCGGCGCGGGGCTTGTGGTGTCGGAAATGGTCGCCAGTCAGGAGATGGTGCAGGCCAAGCCCGGCGTGCGGGAGAAGGCCGAACTCGGCTACGGCGAACAGGCCACCTCGATCCAGCTGGCAGGCCGCGACGCGACTTGGATGGCCCGCGCCGCCGCGATGGTTGAAGAAAACGGCGCGCAGATCATCGACATCAACATGGGCTGCCCGGCCAAAAAGGTCACCGGCGGGCTCTCCGGCTCGGCCCTGATGAAAGATCTCGACCACGCGCTCACGCTGATCGAGGCCGTGGTGGGCGCCGTCAGCGTGCCGGTCACGCTCAAATGCCGCCTTGGCTGGGATGACGGCCAGATCAACGCACCTGAGCTTGCCGCGCGCGCCGAGCAGGCTGGGGTGCAGATGGTCACCGTCCACGGCCGCACCCGCTGCCAGTTTTACAAGGGCCGCGCCGATTGGACTGCGATCCGGGCGGTAAAAGAGGCGGTCTCGATCCCGGTTATCGCCAATGGCGACATCGTCGACGCCGACTCGGCTCGCGCCGCGCTGGAGGCCTCGGGCGCCGATGGCGTCATGGTCGGGCGCGGGGCGCAGGGCGCGCCGTGGCGGCTGGCCGAGATTGCCCATGCGTTGGGGCAGGGGCCAGCACCGAGCATTCCACAGGGCGCGGACCTTGCCGCGATGATCCTCGATCATTACGACGCGATGATCGCCTTCTATGGTGAGGCCCTCGGCAACCGCACCGCCCGCAAGCACCTCGGCTGGTACATGGATGCCAGCGGCACGCCGCCCGGCTTGCGCCGTATGGTGCTCACCGAGGCAGACCCGGCCAAGGTGCGCGCTCTCATCGCCGAAATTCCCGCCCGCCAGAGCGAGGCCGCCTGA
- a CDS encoding bifunctional 2-C-methyl-D-erythritol 4-phosphate cytidylyltransferase/2-C-methyl-D-erythritol 2,4-cyclodiphosphate synthase — translation MQNRSPHIAALIVAAGRGTRAGGAIPKQYQSLGGMPLLARTVGVFAAHEKVASVSVVIGAEDEALAEAALPDGVSRVVGAESRAGSVAAGLAALPEEASHVLIHDGARPMVSKALISRVIQALEDADGAAPALAVTDALWRAEGARVTGVQPRDGLWRAQTPQGFALAPIRAAHEAFHGEAADDVEVALAAGIEVALVAGEERNLKVTHPEDFARAERVLKEDQMDIRVGNGFDVHRFGPGDHVVLCGVQVPHGRGLQGHSDADVGMHALTDAIYGALAEGDIGQHFPPSDPQWKGAASEIFLKHAVGLAGERGFALGNVDLTLICERPKIGPQAQAMRGEMARIMGCDVGRVSVKATTSERLGFTGREEGIAAMATVVLVPK, via the coding sequence GTGCAAAACCGCAGCCCGCATATCGCCGCATTGATCGTCGCCGCCGGGCGCGGAACCCGTGCGGGTGGCGCCATTCCCAAACAATACCAGAGCCTTGGCGGCATGCCGTTACTGGCCCGCACGGTGGGTGTTTTCGCCGCGCATGAAAAAGTGGCAAGCGTGTCGGTGGTGATCGGGGCGGAGGATGAAGCCCTCGCCGAGGCCGCCCTGCCGGACGGCGTGTCGCGGGTGGTCGGTGCCGAGAGCCGGGCCGGATCGGTGGCGGCGGGGTTGGCCGCGTTGCCCGAAGAGGCGAGCCATGTGCTCATCCATGATGGCGCGAGGCCGATGGTGTCGAAGGCGCTGATTTCACGTGTGATTCAGGCGCTGGAAGATGCCGATGGCGCGGCCCCTGCGTTGGCGGTGACCGATGCCCTCTGGCGGGCCGAAGGCGCGCGGGTGACCGGAGTGCAGCCGCGCGACGGGCTGTGGCGGGCGCAGACGCCGCAGGGGTTTGCGCTGGCACCGATCCGCGCAGCGCATGAGGCGTTTCATGGCGAAGCGGCGGATGATGTTGAGGTGGCGCTGGCGGCGGGGATCGAGGTGGCACTGGTGGCGGGCGAGGAGCGGAACCTGAAGGTGACCCACCCCGAGGACTTTGCCCGCGCGGAGCGGGTTTTGAAGGAAGATCAGATGGATATCCGGGTTGGCAACGGGTTTGACGTGCATCGCTTTGGCCCCGGAGACCATGTGGTGCTCTGCGGCGTTCAGGTGCCGCACGGGCGCGGGCTGCAGGGGCATTCGGATGCCGATGTGGGGATGCATGCGTTGACGGATGCGATCTATGGCGCACTGGCCGAGGGCGACATCGGGCAGCATTTCCCGCCCAGTGATCCGCAGTGGAAGGGCGCGGCGAGCGAGATTTTTCTCAAGCATGCGGTGGGTTTGGCCGGTGAGCGCGGGTTTGCCCTTGGCAATGTGGATCTCACGCTGATCTGTGAGCGCCCGAAGATCGGGCCGCAGGCGCAGGCGATGCGGGGCGAGATGGCGCGGATTATGGGGTGCGATGTGGGACGGGTCTCGGTCAAGGCGACCACCTCGGAGCGGCTCGGGTTTACCGGGCGGGAAGAAGGGATCGCGGCGATGGCCACGGTTGTTCTGGTGCCGAAATGA